A DNA window from Streptomyces canus contains the following coding sequences:
- a CDS encoding response regulator transcription factor, translating to MRLLLVEDDIHVAGALLALLSRHGFEIVHACNGREALQSLLADDALPFSVILLDLGLPDQDGYEVCGKIRKRTGTPLIIVTARSDVPSRIRGLNLGADDYVVKPYSVGELLARIHAVSRRTVPLVGAGRGRSDLRFGPVHIDLPARRVTVGGSAVELTLKEFELLVLLTQRPGVAFRRDQIISEVWQSSWQGTGRTLEVHVASLRTKLGIPALIETVRGVGYRLVAPMP from the coding sequence ATGAGACTGCTTCTCGTCGAGGACGACATTCACGTGGCTGGTGCCCTCTTGGCGCTACTGTCGCGGCACGGCTTCGAAATAGTGCATGCCTGCAACGGCAGGGAGGCGCTCCAGAGCCTGCTGGCGGACGACGCACTTCCCTTCAGTGTCATCCTGCTCGACCTCGGACTGCCCGACCAGGACGGCTACGAGGTGTGCGGCAAGATCCGCAAGCGGACCGGTACTCCGTTGATCATCGTGACGGCGCGCTCCGACGTACCGTCCCGAATACGCGGTCTCAACCTCGGAGCCGACGACTACGTGGTGAAGCCGTACAGCGTCGGGGAACTGCTCGCCCGTATCCATGCCGTGAGCCGACGCACCGTGCCCCTTGTGGGAGCGGGGCGTGGCAGGAGCGATCTACGGTTCGGGCCCGTGCACATCGACTTGCCCGCCCGCCGGGTGACCGTCGGCGGGTCAGCCGTGGAGCTGACCCTCAAGGAGTTCGAGCTGCTCGTACTGCTCACGCAGAGGCCGGGTGTTGCCTTCCGCCGGGATCAGATCATCAGCGAGGTGTGGCAGAGCAGTTGGCAGGGCACGGGTCGCACCCTGGAGGTTCATGTAGCCTCCCTGCGCACCAAGCTGGGAATCCCCGCCCTCATCGAGACCGTGCGCGGCGTGGGCTATCGGCTCGTCGCCCCGATGCCGTAG
- a CDS encoding IS6 family transposase, producing MLEGPSVESAPPSYRGHRYPVEIISHAVWLYHRFPLSFREVEELMLERGVVVSYETVRRWCLKFGQAYANALRHRQPGPGDKWHLGEVFVRINGEQWYLWRAVDQDGTVLDILVQNRRDKAAARRFFRRLLKKTGAVPRVIVTDKLRSYGAAHREVMPSVEHRSHKGLNNRAENSHQPTRQRERAMKGFRSVGAAQRFLSAFSGISPHFRPRRHLMTAVDYRAEMTVRFAIWDQVTGAAVQPTTP from the coding sequence ATGCTGGAGGGGCCGTCCGTGGAGAGCGCACCGCCGTCGTACAGGGGGCACCGGTACCCGGTCGAGATCATCTCCCACGCGGTGTGGCTGTACCACCGCTTCCCCCTCAGTTTCCGCGAGGTCGAGGAGCTCATGCTCGAGCGCGGAGTGGTCGTCTCCTACGAGACGGTGCGGCGGTGGTGTCTGAAGTTCGGGCAGGCCTATGCCAACGCGCTGCGCCACCGGCAACCTGGGCCCGGGGACAAGTGGCACCTGGGCGAGGTCTTCGTCAGGATCAACGGCGAACAGTGGTACCTGTGGCGGGCCGTCGACCAGGACGGGACGGTGCTGGACATCCTCGTGCAGAACCGCCGGGACAAGGCCGCGGCCAGGCGCTTCTTCCGCAGGCTCCTGAAGAAGACCGGTGCTGTGCCGCGGGTGATCGTCACCGACAAGCTCCGCTCCTACGGCGCGGCCCACCGCGAGGTCATGCCCTCCGTGGAGCACCGCTCTCACAAGGGCCTGAACAACCGGGCCGAGAACAGCCACCAGCCAACGAGGCAACGCGAACGCGCGATGAAGGGCTTCCGCTCCGTCGGCGCAGCCCAGCGGTTCCTGTCCGCGTTCAGCGGCATCTCACCCCACTTCCGGCCCCGCCGCCATCTGATGACCGCCGTCGACTATCGAGCCGAGATGACCGTCCGCTTCGCGATCTGGGACCAGGTCACTGGCGCCGCCGTCCAGCCCACCACGCCCTGA